One Gossypium hirsutum isolate 1008001.06 chromosome A11, Gossypium_hirsutum_v2.1, whole genome shotgun sequence genomic window carries:
- the LOC107924381 gene encoding mitogen-activated protein kinase kinase 3 isoform X2: MSGLEELRKKLAPLFDAEKGFSAGSTLDPYDSYMLSDGGTVNLLSRSYGVYNINELGLQKCTSSPVDETDQGEKTYRCASHEMRIFGAIGSGASSVVQRAMHIPSHRILALKKINIFEKEKRQQLLTEIRTLCEAPCSEGLVEFHGAFYSPDSGQISIALEYMDGGSLADILRLKKSIPEPVLSSMFQKLLQCATFVGTVTYMSPERIRNESYSYPADIWSLGLALFECGTGEFPYMANEGPVNLMLQILDDPSPSPPKHKFSPEFCLFIDACLQKDADARPTAEQLLSHPFIKKHEHDTVDLAAFVRSVFDPTQRLKDLADMLTLHYYLLFDGPDENWPHARTLYNEDSTFSFSGKQFVGPNDIHAKLSSIRGTLAGDWPPEKLVHVVEKLQCRAHGQDGVAIRVSGSFIIGNQFLICGDGLQVEGMPNFKDLSIDIPSKRMGTFQEQFIMEPGNVIGHYFIAKQELYIIQ, encoded by the exons ATGTCGGGATTAGAAGAGTTAAGGAAGAAGCTAGCGCCTCTGTTTGATGCCGAGAAGGGATTCTCGGCTGGATCAACACTTGATCCTTATGATTCTTACATG CTGTCGGATGGTGGAACTGTCAACTTGTTGAGTAGATCATATGGAGTGTATAACATTAATGAGCTTGGATTGCAAAAATGCACATCTTCACCTGTGGACGAAACGGATCAAGGTGAAAAGACATATCGGTGTGCATCTCATGAGATGCGGATATTCGGGGCAATAGGTAGTGGTGCAAGCAGTGTTGTTCAAAGAGCTATGCATATTCCATCTCATAGAATTCTTGCATtgaagaaaattaatatttttgagaaG GAGAAAAGACAACAACTTTTGACAGAAATACGGACACTTTGTGAAGCACCCTGTTCTGAGGGTCTGGTGGAATTCCATGGAGCTTTCTATTCCCCAGACTCGGGACAAATAAGCATAGCTTTAGAATACATGGATGGAGGGTCACTGGCAGATATCTTAAGATTGAAGAAAAGTATACCAGAACCAGTCCTTTCATCTATGTTTCAGAAGCTCCTGCAG TGTGCTACCTTTGTCGGAACTGTTACATACATGTCACCCGAGCGAATTCGAAATGAGAGTTATTCTTATCCTGCTGATATATGGAGCCTTGGTCTTGCTCTCTTTGAGTGCGGAACTGGAGAATTTCCATATATGGCTAATGAAGGACCTGTTAATCTCATGTTGCAG ATCTTGGATGATCCATCCCCATCACCGCCAAAACACAAATTTTCACCAGAGTTCTGTTTATTTATCGATGCTTGCCTGCAGAAGGATGCAGATGCCAGACCAACAGCTGAGCAG CTTCTTTCCCATCCATTTATCAAAAAGCATGAGCATGATACAGTAGACCTAGCAGCATTTGTTCGAAGTGTTTTTGATCCAACTCAAAGACTGAAAGATTTGGCTGAT ATGTTGACATTACACTATTACTTACTATTTGATGGACCGGACGAAAACTGGCCGCATGCAAGGACCCTATACAATGAAGATTCGACTTTTAG TTTCTCGGGGAAGCAGTTTGTTGGTCCAAATGATATCCATGCAAAGCTGTCCAGTATCCGGGGCACATTAGCAGGTGACTGGCCCCCTGAAAAGCTTGTACATGTTGTAGAAAAACTTCAATGTCGTGCTCATGGTCAAGACGGAGTAGCAATCCGTGTCTCAGGATCCTTCATTATTGGAAATCAGTTTCTAATTTGTGGGGATGGTTTACAAGTAGAGGGCATGCCTAACTTTAAAGATCTATCTATCGATATCCCTAGTAAGCGAATGGGTACATTTCAGGAACAATTTATAATGGAACCAGGAAATGTCATCGGTCACTACTTTATAGCTAAACAAGAGCTTTACATTATTCAATAG
- the LOC107924381 gene encoding mitogen-activated protein kinase kinase 3 isoform X1 — translation MSGLEELRKKLAPLFDAEKGFSAGSTLDPYDSYMLSDGGTVNLLSRSYGVYNINELGLQKCTSSPVDETDQGEKTYRCASHEMRIFGAIGSGASSVVQRAMHIPSHRILALKKINIFEKEKRQQLLTEIRTLCEAPCSEGLVEFHGAFYSPDSGQISIALEYMDGGSLADILRLKKSIPEPVLSSMFQKLLQGLSYLHGVRHLVHRDIKPANLLVNLKGEPKITDFGISAGLDNSMAMCATFVGTVTYMSPERIRNESYSYPADIWSLGLALFECGTGEFPYMANEGPVNLMLQILDDPSPSPPKHKFSPEFCLFIDACLQKDADARPTAEQLLSHPFIKKHEHDTVDLAAFVRSVFDPTQRLKDLADMLTLHYYLLFDGPDENWPHARTLYNEDSTFSFSGKQFVGPNDIHAKLSSIRGTLAGDWPPEKLVHVVEKLQCRAHGQDGVAIRVSGSFIIGNQFLICGDGLQVEGMPNFKDLSIDIPSKRMGTFQEQFIMEPGNVIGHYFIAKQELYIIQ, via the exons ATGTCGGGATTAGAAGAGTTAAGGAAGAAGCTAGCGCCTCTGTTTGATGCCGAGAAGGGATTCTCGGCTGGATCAACACTTGATCCTTATGATTCTTACATG CTGTCGGATGGTGGAACTGTCAACTTGTTGAGTAGATCATATGGAGTGTATAACATTAATGAGCTTGGATTGCAAAAATGCACATCTTCACCTGTGGACGAAACGGATCAAGGTGAAAAGACATATCGGTGTGCATCTCATGAGATGCGGATATTCGGGGCAATAGGTAGTGGTGCAAGCAGTGTTGTTCAAAGAGCTATGCATATTCCATCTCATAGAATTCTTGCATtgaagaaaattaatatttttgagaaG GAGAAAAGACAACAACTTTTGACAGAAATACGGACACTTTGTGAAGCACCCTGTTCTGAGGGTCTGGTGGAATTCCATGGAGCTTTCTATTCCCCAGACTCGGGACAAATAAGCATAGCTTTAGAATACATGGATGGAGGGTCACTGGCAGATATCTTAAGATTGAAGAAAAGTATACCAGAACCAGTCCTTTCATCTATGTTTCAGAAGCTCCTGCAG GGACTAAGCTACTTGCATGGAGTTAGGCATTTGGTTCACAGAGACATCAAGCCTGCAAATTTGCTCGTAAATCTTAAAGGGGAGCCCAAAATAACAGATTTTGGCATAAGTGCTGGCCTAGATAATTCAATGGCAATG TGTGCTACCTTTGTCGGAACTGTTACATACATGTCACCCGAGCGAATTCGAAATGAGAGTTATTCTTATCCTGCTGATATATGGAGCCTTGGTCTTGCTCTCTTTGAGTGCGGAACTGGAGAATTTCCATATATGGCTAATGAAGGACCTGTTAATCTCATGTTGCAG ATCTTGGATGATCCATCCCCATCACCGCCAAAACACAAATTTTCACCAGAGTTCTGTTTATTTATCGATGCTTGCCTGCAGAAGGATGCAGATGCCAGACCAACAGCTGAGCAG CTTCTTTCCCATCCATTTATCAAAAAGCATGAGCATGATACAGTAGACCTAGCAGCATTTGTTCGAAGTGTTTTTGATCCAACTCAAAGACTGAAAGATTTGGCTGAT ATGTTGACATTACACTATTACTTACTATTTGATGGACCGGACGAAAACTGGCCGCATGCAAGGACCCTATACAATGAAGATTCGACTTTTAG TTTCTCGGGGAAGCAGTTTGTTGGTCCAAATGATATCCATGCAAAGCTGTCCAGTATCCGGGGCACATTAGCAGGTGACTGGCCCCCTGAAAAGCTTGTACATGTTGTAGAAAAACTTCAATGTCGTGCTCATGGTCAAGACGGAGTAGCAATCCGTGTCTCAGGATCCTTCATTATTGGAAATCAGTTTCTAATTTGTGGGGATGGTTTACAAGTAGAGGGCATGCCTAACTTTAAAGATCTATCTATCGATATCCCTAGTAAGCGAATGGGTACATTTCAGGAACAATTTATAATGGAACCAGGAAATGTCATCGGTCACTACTTTATAGCTAAACAAGAGCTTTACATTATTCAATAG
- the LOC107924380 gene encoding denticleless protein homolog A — MEAPCHAGGSTICFSIVWLAMALCGAPLRVFSRIRRRETAGKLRKKKFEISRQLKPWPNIPSRKKRRRNANRFVNFPIFFHGIRSRELSSFRVRKRAWIDELASDFTEIGAIENNVLETPPLAVSFCKASKNSHIFAVPDEAGYVNLFDSRRELSSAASYHENAEKARIDDWLAHQNAIFDVCWIKEDTHILTASGDQTIKVWDAQDKKCAGVLMGHTGSVKCLSSHPTNSDLVLSGSRDGSFAIWDLRCKSNSKSRCDEVCHPSTSMVKGAHLSSQARRGRHGKAAAASITSVIYLKDEISIATSGAADSVVKFWDTRNLKSNVTQACPHPESSTQKGISSLSQDLKGVFLTACCMDNRIYLYNVLQLDKGPIHTFSGCQIESFYVKATISPDGDHVLSGSSDGDAYIWKVNKPLAEPIILKGHKGEVTAVDWCLSEVGKIATSADDFTVRLWNIEPRYCSSTRLPSSVRRRVMAVPSAESSKLLVNETVEPMDQIKQPGTCSSYSSDEALQIYSSSPATASLLRTPEAQKKKFPSTSDSNETFEKTPEAAMRSPTSVLNPPSSLKRKTIRDYFLAIQ; from the exons ATGGAGGCACCCTGCCACGCTGGAGGGTCCACAATTTGCTTTTCTATTGTATGGCTGGCTATGGCATTGTGTGGGGCCCCCTTAAGGGTCTTTTCGAGAATTCGTAGG CGAGAAACCGCCGGTAAACTgcgaaaaaagaaatttgaaatttccCGCCAGCTCAAACCATGGCCAAACATTCCCTCGCGC aaaaaaagaagaagaaatgcgAACCGATTCGTCAACTTTCCAATATTTTTCCACGGTATCAGATCCAGAGAACTCAGTAGCTTTAGAG TTAGAAAACGAGCATGGATTGACGAATTAGCTTCGGATTTTACTGAAATCGGAGCGATTGAAAACAATGTTTTAGAAACGCCTCCTTTGGCCGTCTCCTTTTGTAAG GCAAGTAAAAATTCCCATATTTTCGCTGTACCTGATGAGGCTGGATATGTAAACCTGTTTGATTCTCGGCGGGAGCTTTCTTCTGCTGCATCTTACCATGAAAATGCAG AAAAAGCAAGAATCGATGATTGGCTAGCACATCAAAATGCCATATTTGATGTATGTTGGATCAAG GAAGATACCCACATTTTAACAGCTTCAGGGGATCAAACT ATAAAAGTATGGGATGCTCAGGATAAGAAATGCGCTGGAGTCTTGATGGGGCATACGGGAAGTGTTAAATGTTTGAGTTCTCATCCAACCAATTCTG ATCTTGTTCTCTCTGGGTCGAGAGATGGGTCCTTTGCCATTTGGGATCTAAGATGCAAGAGTAACTCGAAAAGTAGATGTGATGAAGTCTGCCATCC ATCAACCTCCATGGTTAAAGGAGCTCATCTTTCATCTCAAGCAAGGCGGGGGAGGCATGGCAAG GCTGCTGCTGCCAGCATTACATCAGTTATTTATCTCAAAGATGAGATTTCCATTGCCACATCTGGAGCAGCAGACAG TGTTGTGAAGTTCTGGGATACAAGAAATCTGAAATCTAATGTTACTCAGGCATGTCCACATCCAGAGTCTTCAACACAAAAG GGTATATCTAGCTTGTCCCAGGATTTGAAAGGAGTATTTCTCACAGCATGTTGCATGGATAACAG GATATATTTGTATAATGTACTTCAGCTTGATAAGGGCCCGATTCACACTTTCTCTGGATGCCAAATAGAATCTTTTTATGTAAAG GCTACAATCAGTCCAGATGGAGATCACGTATTAAGTGGTTCAAGTGATGGAGATGCTTACATATGGAAG GTAAACAAGCCTCTAGCGGAGCCTATCATCTTGAAAGGTCATAAAGGAGAAGTTACGGCAGTAGATTG GTGCCTATCTGAGGTTGGGAAGATAGCAACCTCTGCAGATGATTTCACG GTTCGACTATGGAACATTGAACCCAGATACTGCTCGAGCACAAGATTGCCATCTTCCGTCCGAAGAAGAGTAATGGCAGTTCCAAGCGCAGAAAGTAGTAAGCTATTGGTGAATGAGACTGTAGAACCAATGGATCAAATAAAGCAACCTGGTACTTGTAGTTCATATTCTTCAGATGAAGCACTCCAAATTTACTCATCTAGTCCTGCCACTGCATCTTTACTTAGAACTCCTGAAGCCCAGAAGAAAAAGTTCCCATCAACTTCAGACTCAAATGAAACCTTTGAGAAAACACCTGAAGCCGCAATGAGGAGTCCGACTTCGGTGCTGAATCCTCCTTCCTCGTTGAAACGGAAAACCATCCGCGATTACTTTCTAGCCATTCAATGA